Proteins encoded in a region of the Uloborus diversus isolate 005 chromosome 1, Udiv.v.3.1, whole genome shotgun sequence genome:
- the LOC129234362 gene encoding leucine-rich repeats and immunoglobulin-like domains protein 3, with amino-acid sequence MLIYHPDTSNKDKRNRFGISVCFQLLLLISTCVAKDMPVIKVFNFEDNIKEGDIVSVMCLTIAGAQPITFAWEKNGEELQTSNNLINIENSPVVSVLILNGVSTSSDGNYTCSAKNNFGSSHHTASLTVKAASKWVQKPSDVTTVVGDSINVFCSAIGSPKPKILWKKYSGSSYERVNFTFNQNGDFRIPSVTYNDAGTYQCTADNGIPPAIQTNFTITIRGRT; translated from the exons ATGTTGATTTATCATCCTGACACTTCCAATAAGGACAAACGGAACAGGTTCGGTATTTCTGTGTGCTTCCAGCTGCTTTTGCTGATTTCTACATGTGTAGCTAAAG ATATGCCTGTtattaaagttttcaatttcgaaGACAATATCAAAGAGGGTGACATCGTTTCTGTCATGTGCTTAACAATAGCTGGTGCACAGCCTATTACATTTGCATGGGAAAAAAACGGTGAGGAACTACAGACGTCTAATAATCTCATTAACATTGAGAACAGCCCTGTTGTATCTGTccttattctaaatggagtgtcTACCTCAAGTGATGGAAATTATACTTGTTCTGCAAAAAATAACTTTGGCAGCAGCCACCATACAGCCTCTCTTACAgttaaag CTGCTTCTAAATGGGTACAAAAACCCAGCGATGTTACCACAGTAGTTGGTGATTCCATTAATGTATTCTGTTCTGCAATTGGTTCACCCAAACCGAAAATATTATGGAAAAAATACTCAG gCTCTTCGTACGAAAGAGTGAACTTCACTTTCAACCAGAACGGGGACTTTAGGATACCATCAGTCACTTACAATGACGCTGGAACTTATCAATGCACGGCAGACAATGGAATACCACCAGCGATACAAACTAATTTTACAATAACCATACGTGGTAGGACTTAA